Proteins from a genomic interval of Actinoalloteichus hymeniacidonis:
- the serA gene encoding phosphoglycerate dehydrogenase — protein sequence MTNTSRPVALIAEKLAPSAVEVFGDEVEIRHVDGTDRPALLAAVAEADALLVRSATKVDAEVLGAGNRLKVVARAGVGLDNVDVPAATERGVMVVNAPTSNIVSAAEHAVALLLSVARHIPAADASLRAGAWKRSSFSGVELRGKTVGVVGLGKIGQLFAQRIGAFETKLIAYDPYVSPALAAQLGIELVDLDELLSRADAISIHLPKTPETKGLIGAEQLAKTKRGVLLVNAARGGLVDEAALAEAVASGQVGGAGVDVYATEPTTESPLFEQPRVVATPHLGASTAEAQDRAGTDVARSVLLALRGDFVPDAVNVQTAGVVGEQVRPYLPLTQKLGLVLAALLSAPPASVTVEVRGELSTEDVSVLPLAALRGVFSKVVESQVTFVNAPRLANDLGVAVEVKTESESANHRSLVTVRVVLPSGETASVSGTLTGPQQVEKLVEINGRHFDLRAEGNVLLLEYPDRPGVMGTVGTLLGEVGINIEAAQISQTTDGGDATMLLRVDRQLTGGVLEPIGAAVGASTAYSVSFD from the coding sequence GTGACCAACACCAGTCGTCCCGTCGCCCTGATCGCCGAGAAGCTCGCACCCTCTGCGGTCGAGGTCTTCGGCGACGAGGTCGAGATCCGCCATGTCGACGGCACCGACCGGCCCGCTCTGCTGGCCGCCGTCGCCGAGGCCGACGCACTGCTCGTACGTTCTGCGACCAAGGTCGACGCCGAGGTGCTCGGTGCGGGTAACCGGCTGAAGGTGGTGGCCCGGGCCGGCGTCGGCCTGGACAACGTCGACGTGCCCGCCGCCACCGAGCGCGGCGTCATGGTGGTCAACGCGCCGACCTCCAACATCGTCTCGGCTGCCGAGCACGCCGTCGCCCTCCTCCTCTCGGTTGCGCGGCACATTCCCGCTGCGGACGCCAGCCTGCGGGCGGGTGCCTGGAAGCGCAGCTCCTTCAGCGGCGTCGAGCTGCGTGGCAAGACCGTGGGTGTGGTCGGTCTCGGCAAGATCGGGCAGCTCTTCGCGCAGCGGATCGGCGCGTTCGAGACCAAGCTCATCGCCTACGACCCCTATGTCTCGCCCGCGCTGGCTGCCCAGCTCGGTATCGAGCTGGTGGACCTGGACGAGCTGCTGTCCAGGGCGGACGCGATCTCGATCCATCTGCCGAAGACCCCGGAGACCAAGGGCCTGATCGGCGCCGAGCAGCTCGCGAAGACCAAGCGGGGCGTCCTGCTGGTCAACGCGGCCCGGGGCGGCCTGGTGGACGAGGCCGCGCTCGCCGAGGCCGTGGCCTCCGGGCAGGTCGGCGGTGCGGGTGTGGACGTGTACGCGACCGAGCCCACCACCGAGAGCCCGTTGTTCGAGCAGCCGCGCGTGGTGGCGACCCCGCACCTGGGCGCCTCCACCGCCGAGGCCCAGGACCGTGCAGGCACCGACGTGGCCCGTTCGGTGCTGCTCGCACTGCGCGGCGATTTCGTCCCCGACGCGGTGAACGTGCAGACGGCAGGCGTCGTGGGCGAGCAGGTGCGTCCGTACCTGCCGCTGACCCAGAAGCTCGGCCTGGTGCTCGCGGCGCTGCTCTCGGCCCCGCCCGCCTCCGTCACGGTGGAGGTGCGCGGCGAGCTCTCGACCGAGGACGTCAGTGTGCTGCCGCTGGCCGCACTGCGTGGCGTGTTCTCCAAGGTGGTCGAGAGCCAGGTGACCTTCGTCAACGCTCCCCGGCTCGCCAATGACCTCGGCGTGGCCGTGGAGGTCAAGACCGAGAGCGAGAGCGCGAACCACCGCAGCCTGGTGACGGTGCGCGTGGTGCTGCCCTCCGGCGAGACCGCCAGCGTCTCGGGCACCCTGACCGGGCCGCAGCAGGTCGAGAAGCTCGTCGAGATCAACGGCAGGCACTTCGATCTGCGCGCCGAGGGCAACGTGCTGTTGCTGGAGTACCCGGACCGCCCGGGCGTGATGGGCACCGTAGGCACCCTGCTCGGCGAGGTCGGCATCAACATCGAGGCCGCCCAGATCAGCCAGACCACCGACGGCGGTGACGCGACGATGCTGCTGCGGGTGGACCGGCAGTTGACCGGGGGCGTGCTCGAGCCGATCGGTGCGGCCGTCGGCGCCAGCACCGCCTACTCGGTCTCCTTCGACTGA
- a CDS encoding 3-isopropylmalate dehydrogenase, translating to MRLAVIPGDGIGPEVIAEALKVLGEVVPDAEIVRYDLGAARWHATGELLPESVLGELRQHDAILLGAVGDPSVPSGILERGLLLRLRFELDHHVNLRPARLYPGVRSPLADPSEVDMLVVREGTEGLYAGNGGLLRKDTPHEVATEVSINTSFGVERVVRDAFARAAARPRRHLTLVHKTNVLTHAGSLWSRIVEEVSLQHPEVTVSYQHVDSVTIHMVTDPSRYDVIVTDNLFGDILTDLAAAITGGIGLAASGNLDVTRRNPSMFEPVHGSAPDIAGQGIADPTAAVLSVALLLDHLGMSEAAKRIEASVAFDLATRDHASPGATYAIGDRLAALVSSNIRPERPVSLPPSV from the coding sequence ATGCGGCTCGCTGTGATCCCAGGCGACGGGATCGGGCCCGAGGTTATCGCCGAGGCATTGAAGGTGCTCGGTGAAGTTGTCCCAGACGCGGAGATCGTGCGTTACGACCTCGGCGCCGCCCGGTGGCACGCCACCGGCGAACTACTGCCGGAGTCGGTGTTGGGCGAGCTGCGCCAACACGACGCGATCCTGCTCGGGGCGGTCGGAGACCCGTCGGTGCCCAGCGGCATCCTCGAACGAGGTCTGCTGCTTCGGTTGCGTTTCGAGCTCGATCACCATGTGAACCTGCGCCCCGCCCGGTTGTACCCCGGGGTGCGAAGCCCGCTGGCCGACCCCAGCGAGGTCGACATGCTCGTGGTGCGGGAGGGGACCGAGGGCCTGTACGCGGGCAACGGCGGCCTGCTGCGCAAGGACACCCCGCACGAGGTGGCCACCGAGGTCTCGATCAACACGTCGTTCGGCGTGGAACGGGTGGTGCGCGACGCCTTCGCCAGGGCGGCAGCACGACCGCGCAGGCACCTCACGCTGGTCCACAAGACCAATGTGCTCACCCATGCGGGTTCGTTGTGGTCGCGGATCGTGGAAGAGGTCTCTCTTCAGCACCCAGAGGTGACGGTCAGCTATCAGCACGTCGATTCAGTGACGATCCATATGGTGACGGACCCGTCTCGGTACGACGTCATCGTCACGGACAACCTGTTCGGCGACATCCTCACCGACCTGGCTGCCGCGATCACCGGCGGCATCGGCCTCGCGGCCAGCGGCAACCTCGATGTGACTCGCCGCAATCCGAGCATGTTCGAGCCGGTGCACGGCAGCGCGCCGGACATCGCGGGTCAGGGCATCGCCGACCCGACGGCGGCAGTGCTGTCGGTCGCGTTGCTGCTCGACCACCTGGGCATGTCGGAGGCCGCGAAGCGCATCGAGGCCTCGGTGGCGTTCGACCTGGCCACCAGGGACCACGCCTCGCCAGGCGCGACCTACGCGATCGGCGATCGGCTGGCCGCATTGGTCTCGTCGAACATCCGTCCGGAGCGACCGGTCTCGTTGCCGCCCTCGGTCTGA
- the ilvC gene encoding ketol-acid reductoisomerase: MSAEIFYDDDADLSILQAKKVAVIGYGSQGHAHALSLRDSGVDVRIGLAEGSKSKAKAEEEGLRVLTTSEAAAEADVIMILAPDTAQRTIYTENIAPNLKKGDALFFGHGLNIRYGLITPPADVDVAMVAPKGPGHLVRRQFVDGKGVPALIAVEQDATGNAQALALSWAKAIGGTRAGVIKTTFAEETETDLFGEQVVLCGGTTALIQNGFETLTEAGYQPEVAYFEVLHELKLIVDLLYEGGLARMRYSISDTAEFGDLTRGPRIISPAVKDEMRKILGEIQDGTFARELIAEEDAGRPTFSKLRKEGEEHPVEEVGKKLRGLMSWVDRPITETA, encoded by the coding sequence ATGAGTGCCGAGATCTTCTATGACGACGACGCCGACCTGAGCATCCTGCAGGCCAAGAAGGTCGCCGTCATCGGCTACGGCAGCCAGGGCCACGCCCATGCGCTCAGCCTGCGTGACTCCGGTGTCGACGTGCGCATCGGCCTCGCCGAGGGCTCGAAGTCGAAGGCGAAGGCGGAGGAAGAGGGCCTGCGGGTGCTCACCACCTCCGAGGCCGCGGCCGAAGCCGACGTGATCATGATCCTGGCGCCGGACACCGCCCAGCGCACGATCTACACCGAGAACATCGCGCCCAACCTCAAGAAGGGCGACGCGCTGTTCTTCGGCCACGGCCTCAACATCCGTTACGGCCTGATCACCCCGCCCGCCGACGTCGACGTCGCGATGGTGGCGCCCAAGGGCCCGGGCCACCTGGTGCGCAGGCAGTTCGTCGACGGCAAGGGCGTCCCGGCGTTGATCGCCGTGGAGCAGGACGCCACCGGGAACGCACAGGCGTTGGCGCTGTCCTGGGCCAAGGCGATCGGTGGTACCCGCGCGGGCGTCATCAAGACCACCTTCGCCGAGGAGACCGAGACCGACCTCTTCGGTGAGCAGGTCGTGCTGTGTGGCGGCACCACCGCGTTGATCCAGAACGGTTTCGAGACCCTGACCGAAGCCGGTTATCAGCCCGAGGTCGCCTACTTCGAGGTGCTGCACGAGCTGAAGCTCATCGTGGACCTGCTGTACGAGGGTGGACTCGCGCGGATGCGCTACTCCATCTCCGACACCGCCGAGTTCGGTGACCTGACCAGGGGACCGCGCATCATCTCGCCTGCGGTCAAGGACGAGATGCGCAAGATCCTCGGGGAGATCCAGGACGGCACCTTCGCCCGGGAACTCATCGCCGAGGAGGACGCGGGCAGGCCCACGTTCTCCAAGCTGCGCAAGGAAGGCGAGGAGCACCCGGTGGAAGAGGTCGGCAAGAAGCTGCGTGGCCTGATGTCCTGGGTCGACCGGCCGATCACCGAGACCGCCTGA
- a CDS encoding DUF397 domain-containing protein → MSDEASTTAHEVPIYDDKAHIRGTLDISGAEWITSTEDEDQKGVEIAFVEEYILMRNGAEPEGPVLVFTQAEWDAFVEGAKDGEFDEPW, encoded by the coding sequence TTGAGCGACGAGGCATCGACAACCGCACACGAGGTACCGATCTATGACGACAAGGCCCACATCCGCGGCACCCTCGATATCTCCGGTGCCGAATGGATAACCAGCACCGAGGATGAAGATCAGAAGGGCGTCGAGATCGCGTTCGTCGAGGAGTACATCTTGATGCGCAACGGCGCCGAGCCGGAAGGACCGGTGCTCGTATTCACCCAGGCGGAGTGGGACGCATTCGTGGAGGGTGCGAAGGACGGCGAGTTCGACGAGCCGTGGTGA
- a CDS encoding acetolactate synthase large subunit, whose product MTSATSKPVPGPSPADYARPKPAPPHGAPVQVTGAQSLVRALESVGCEVVFGIPGGTILPAYDPLLDSEKVRHVLVRHEQGAGHAATGYAQATGKVGVCMATSGPGATNLVTPLADANMDSVPVVAITGQQSRGLIGTDAFQEADICGITQPVTKHNFLVTDPADIPRTIAEAFHLASTGRPGPVLVDIPKDVLQETTSFSWPPELRLPGYRPTARPHGKQIREAAKMIAAARKPVLYVGGGVLKAGAVAELRELAEAAGIPVVTTLMARGAFPDSHPLHLGMPGMHGTVAAVTAMQRSDLLIALGARFDDRVTGQLSSFAPEAQVIHADIDPAEISKNRRADVPIVGDCKDVIAELTSALRLELERGDRADSAPWVTQVQGWRESFPLGYEPPVDGSLAPQYVIERIGELVGPDAVYTAGVGQHQMWAAQYVKYEKPGSWINSGGLGTMGFAVPAAMGAKMGRPDTPVWAIDGDGCFQMTNQELATCAIEGIPIKVAVINNGNLGMVRQWQNLFYSGRYSNTDLGTHKRIPDFVLLAEALGCVGLRCESAEEVDEVIGKAMAIDDRPVVIDFVVGKDAQVWPMVASGTSNDEIMAARGIRPVFDDAD is encoded by the coding sequence ATGACCAGCGCAACCTCCAAACCAGTCCCGGGTCCCTCACCTGCCGACTACGCCAGGCCGAAGCCCGCCCCACCGCACGGCGCGCCCGTGCAGGTCACCGGCGCCCAGTCTTTGGTCCGCGCCCTCGAATCGGTGGGCTGCGAGGTCGTCTTCGGTATTCCGGGCGGCACCATCCTCCCGGCCTACGACCCACTGCTGGACTCGGAGAAGGTGCGCCACGTCCTGGTGCGACACGAGCAGGGCGCGGGACACGCAGCCACCGGATACGCGCAGGCCACCGGCAAGGTCGGCGTCTGCATGGCGACCTCAGGCCCCGGCGCGACCAACCTGGTGACCCCGCTGGCCGACGCCAACATGGACTCGGTCCCGGTCGTGGCCATCACCGGTCAGCAGTCCCGAGGGCTCATCGGCACCGATGCCTTCCAGGAAGCCGACATCTGCGGTATCACGCAGCCGGTCACCAAGCACAACTTCCTGGTCACCGACCCCGCCGACATCCCGAGGACGATCGCGGAGGCCTTCCACCTGGCGTCCACCGGCAGACCCGGACCGGTCCTGGTGGACATTCCCAAGGACGTGTTGCAGGAGACCACCTCGTTCTCCTGGCCGCCGGAACTGCGACTGCCGGGCTACCGCCCCACCGCGCGCCCGCACGGCAAGCAGATCCGCGAGGCCGCCAAGATGATCGCGGCCGCCCGCAAGCCCGTGCTCTACGTCGGCGGCGGTGTGCTCAAGGCCGGGGCGGTCGCCGAACTGCGTGAACTCGCCGAGGCCGCCGGGATCCCCGTGGTCACCACCCTGATGGCCAGGGGAGCGTTCCCGGACTCGCACCCGCTGCACCTGGGAATGCCCGGCATGCACGGCACCGTTGCCGCCGTCACGGCCATGCAGCGGTCCGACCTGCTGATCGCCCTCGGCGCCCGCTTCGACGACCGGGTCACCGGCCAGCTCTCCTCCTTCGCCCCCGAGGCGCAGGTCATCCACGCCGACATCGATCCGGCGGAGATCTCCAAGAACCGTCGGGCCGACGTGCCGATCGTGGGCGACTGCAAGGACGTGATCGCCGAACTGACCTCGGCGTTGCGCCTGGAACTGGAACGCGGCGACCGTGCGGACTCCGCACCGTGGGTGACGCAGGTCCAAGGCTGGCGCGAGTCCTTCCCGCTCGGCTACGAGCCGCCCGTCGACGGTTCGCTGGCCCCGCAGTACGTCATCGAGCGAATCGGTGAGCTGGTGGGACCCGATGCCGTCTACACCGCCGGTGTCGGGCAGCATCAGATGTGGGCCGCGCAGTACGTGAAGTACGAGAAGCCGGGCAGCTGGATCAACTCCGGCGGCCTCGGCACCATGGGTTTCGCGGTTCCCGCCGCGATGGGCGCGAAGATGGGCCGACCGGACACCCCGGTCTGGGCCATCGACGGCGACGGCTGTTTCCAGATGACCAATCAGGAACTGGCCACCTGCGCCATCGAGGGAATCCCGATCAAGGTCGCCGTCATCAACAACGGCAACCTCGGCATGGTCCGGCAATGGCAGAACCTCTTCTACTCGGGGAGGTACTCCAACACCGACCTCGGCACACACAAGCGCATCCCCGACTTCGTGCTGCTCGCCGAGGCATTGGGCTGCGTCGGACTCCGCTGTGAGTCCGCCGAGGAGGTCGACGAGGTCATCGGCAAGGCGATGGCGATCGACGACCGTCCCGTAGTGATCGACTTCGTCGTCGGCAAGGACGCCCAGGTCTGGCCGATGGTCGCCTCGGGCACCAGCAATGACGAGATCATGGCGGCTCGCGGTATCCGCCCGGTCTTCGACGACGCCGACTAG
- a CDS encoding S8 family peptidase: MTTRSAAAALAVVLTTGVVGSATAQDQPLAPPVPTADGLSTENRLSGLAPSLAEAQGRIGAFIELENAPAVDVFMEEQAAGASASAAGEAAEEAKAATLATAEVVVSDLSGSDRATEVLYETVNAVPGVAVRADADSIRELAQRSDVRSIRPLVRHEPANASAIQLTNTLPTWEQTGRYGEDMRIGIIDDGVDYTHATFGGPGTAEAYEAIDRTTIDAEYFPTDKVVGGTDLVGDDYDASSDDPDLATPKPDDNPISCGTHGTHVAGTAAGFGVNGDGSTFTGDYTELDDETVGEMRIGPGTAPGAQIYAIKVFGCEGSTDVTSAGLDWTLDPDRDGDFTDRLDVVNLSLGSNFGAPDDPASLFVRKLNQHGVVTVFSGGNGGDLFDVGGSPGNTPEALTVASSRDASVVRDGAEVIAPESVAGTEPGQYSQSYPDYAGLDLTAPVVALSEESNLDGCDPFSEADAALVEGKIAWLEWDDDDVTRRCGSGGRTDNASNAGAVGAIFSSSLDQFSAGIAGNAVIPVVQLTGTATEKVRPAVEDGTLEIRLAGELRTSVPTVDETLADTPSSFTSRGGRGPSVKPDISAPGDTIASALSGSGDGTLVISGTSMAAPHTTGIAALLREEHPDWTPEEIKAALMNTAGADITTGPDGIVHAPNRVGSGRIDALAALDNQVLAMVEDDPGQVSVSYGTVEVDGPLAQTKTIKLINKGTRRTTMAVSYQPATEIPGVSYVLDRESVTLSPRGIARITVTLSIDDPAALRKTADETLEKEQGGEARQFLADASGRIVFTPESGSSVPLRVPVHSAPKPVSDIEASAWLRLPEGSEQAVLNLRGRGVSQGEGDEAYRSLISVLELHGESDRLPECVGDQSLGCTINETAKGGDLRQVGATSTAPLAVLQGDPESALLAFGISTWSNWYNIGSNTVPFVDIDVDGDGVPDFETYVTKYTDSDVLVAATVDLNTEGNPVVDVQPINGQLGDVDTNVFDTNVLVLPVALTALGIDPAAESAPISYTVGVSGYYAAPGDPEGLVDHIDEPMTFDAVQPGLWTQGGGDAALSYESRPGTALVVNRNLETAAEDARLLVLHHHNISGDRSQVVPTGSTPPVFTN, from the coding sequence ATGACCACCAGATCCGCTGCGGCGGCACTGGCCGTGGTCCTGACCACCGGAGTGGTGGGCAGCGCGACGGCACAGGATCAACCACTGGCGCCCCCGGTGCCGACGGCCGACGGACTGTCGACGGAGAACCGGCTTTCCGGTCTCGCGCCGAGCCTCGCGGAGGCCCAGGGGCGGATCGGCGCCTTCATCGAGCTGGAGAACGCTCCCGCCGTCGATGTCTTCATGGAGGAGCAGGCAGCCGGAGCCAGCGCCAGTGCGGCGGGCGAGGCGGCAGAGGAGGCCAAGGCCGCGACGCTGGCCACGGCCGAGGTCGTGGTCTCGGATCTGTCTGGTTCGGACCGGGCGACCGAGGTGCTCTACGAGACCGTCAACGCCGTTCCCGGTGTCGCCGTCCGCGCCGACGCCGACTCGATTCGCGAGCTGGCTCAGCGTTCCGACGTCCGCTCGATCCGCCCGCTGGTTCGACACGAACCGGCCAACGCCAGCGCGATCCAGCTCACGAACACGCTGCCGACCTGGGAACAGACCGGTCGTTACGGCGAGGACATGCGGATCGGGATCATCGATGATGGCGTCGACTACACGCACGCCACCTTCGGTGGCCCCGGCACCGCCGAGGCCTACGAGGCGATCGACCGGACGACGATCGACGCCGAGTACTTCCCGACCGACAAGGTCGTCGGCGGTACCGACCTGGTCGGCGACGACTACGACGCCTCCAGCGACGACCCGGACCTGGCTACGCCGAAGCCGGACGACAACCCGATCTCCTGCGGCACCCACGGCACGCACGTCGCAGGCACGGCGGCGGGCTTCGGGGTGAACGGCGACGGGAGCACCTTCACCGGCGACTACACCGAACTCGACGACGAGACCGTCGGCGAGATGCGGATCGGTCCCGGAACCGCTCCCGGCGCCCAGATCTACGCGATCAAGGTCTTCGGCTGCGAAGGATCCACCGACGTCACCTCCGCGGGCCTGGACTGGACCCTGGACCCGGACCGCGACGGCGACTTCACCGACCGCCTCGACGTGGTCAACCTCTCGCTCGGCAGCAACTTCGGCGCGCCGGACGACCCGGCCAGCCTCTTCGTCCGCAAGCTCAACCAGCACGGCGTGGTCACGGTCTTCTCCGGCGGTAACGGCGGCGACCTGTTCGACGTCGGCGGTTCGCCGGGCAACACCCCCGAGGCGTTGACCGTGGCCAGCAGCCGCGACGCCTCGGTGGTCCGCGACGGTGCCGAGGTGATCGCACCCGAGTCCGTGGCGGGTACGGAACCCGGCCAGTACAGCCAGAGCTACCCCGACTACGCCGGGCTCGACCTCACCGCCCCGGTGGTCGCGCTGTCCGAGGAGTCCAACCTCGACGGTTGCGATCCGTTCTCGGAGGCGGACGCGGCGCTGGTCGAGGGCAAGATCGCGTGGCTGGAATGGGACGACGACGACGTCACGCGGCGGTGTGGCTCCGGCGGACGCACCGACAATGCCTCGAACGCGGGCGCGGTCGGCGCGATCTTCTCCTCCAGCCTCGACCAGTTCAGCGCAGGCATCGCGGGTAACGCGGTCATCCCGGTCGTGCAGCTCACCGGCACGGCGACCGAGAAGGTCCGCCCCGCAGTCGAGGACGGCACCCTTGAGATCCGACTCGCAGGCGAGCTGCGGACCTCGGTGCCGACCGTCGACGAGACCCTCGCCGACACCCCGAGCTCCTTCACCTCGCGCGGTGGCCGAGGCCCGAGCGTGAAGCCGGATATCAGTGCTCCCGGCGACACGATCGCCTCGGCGCTGTCCGGTAGTGGCGACGGGACGCTGGTGATCAGCGGAACCTCCATGGCCGCACCGCACACCACGGGAATCGCCGCGCTGCTCCGCGAGGAGCATCCGGACTGGACTCCCGAGGAGATCAAGGCCGCGCTGATGAACACGGCGGGTGCGGACATCACCACCGGTCCCGACGGCATCGTGCACGCGCCCAACCGGGTCGGTTCCGGTCGCATCGACGCGTTGGCGGCGCTGGACAACCAGGTGTTGGCCATGGTCGAGGACGACCCGGGACAGGTCAGCGTCTCCTACGGCACCGTCGAGGTCGACGGGCCGCTCGCGCAGACCAAGACGATCAAGCTGATCAACAAGGGCACCCGCCGAACCACGATGGCGGTCTCCTACCAGCCCGCCACCGAGATCCCCGGCGTCAGCTACGTGCTGGACCGCGAGTCGGTGACGCTCAGCCCGCGTGGCATCGCCCGGATCACCGTGACCCTGTCCATCGACGACCCGGCCGCGCTGCGCAAGACGGCCGACGAGACGCTGGAGAAGGAGCAGGGTGGCGAGGCGCGGCAGTTCCTCGCGGACGCCTCGGGGCGGATCGTGTTCACCCCGGAGAGCGGGTCCTCGGTGCCGCTGCGGGTTCCGGTGCACTCCGCGCCGAAGCCCGTCTCCGACATCGAGGCGTCGGCATGGCTGCGGCTGCCGGAGGGCTCCGAACAGGCGGTGCTGAACCTGCGGGGACGCGGTGTGTCCCAGGGCGAGGGCGACGAGGCGTACCGCTCGCTGATCAGTGTCCTGGAACTCCACGGGGAGAGCGACCGGCTTCCGGAGTGCGTGGGTGATCAGTCCTTGGGCTGCACGATCAACGAGACTGCCAAGGGCGGTGACCTGCGTCAGGTCGGTGCCACCTCCACCGCGCCGTTGGCGGTGCTGCAGGGTGACCCGGAGTCGGCGCTGCTCGCCTTCGGGATCTCGACCTGGAGCAACTGGTACAACATCGGCAGCAACACCGTTCCGTTCGTCGACATCGATGTGGACGGCGACGGGGTGCCGGACTTCGAGACCTATGTCACGAAGTACACCGACAGTGATGTGCTGGTGGCCGCGACCGTCGACCTCAACACCGAGGGCAACCCGGTGGTCGACGTGCAGCCGATCAACGGGCAGCTCGGCGACGTGGACACCAACGTCTTCGACACCAACGTGCTGGTCCTGCCGGTGGCGTTGACGGCGTTGGGCATCGACCCGGCGGCCGAGTCGGCGCCGATCTCCTACACCGTGGGCGTCAGCGGCTACTACGCGGCGCCGGGCGATCCGGAGGGCCTCGTCGATCACATCGACGAGCCGATGACCTTCGATGCCGTCCAGCCCGGTCTCTGGACTCAGGGCGGCGGGGACGCCGCGCTCTCCTACGAGTCCCGGCCCGGTACCGCGCTGGTGGTCAACCGCAACCTGGAGACGGCCGCCGAGGACGCGCGACTGCTCGTCCTGCACCACCACAACATCAGTGGGGATCGCTCGCAGGTGGTGCCGACCGGCAGCACCCCGCCCGTGTTCACCAACTGA
- the ilvN gene encoding acetolactate synthase small subunit, giving the protein MSRHTLSVLVENKPGVLARISGLFSRRNFNIESLAVGETEHADVSRMTIVVAVDELPLEQVTKQLNKLVNVIKIVELDPAASVQRELLLVKVRADATVRSQVLETVQMFRAKVVDVSPEAVAVEATGTADKLDALLRMLEPYGIREMVRSGMVAVGRGARSISVSAAR; this is encoded by the coding sequence ATGAGTCGGCACACGCTCAGCGTGCTGGTGGAGAACAAACCGGGCGTGCTGGCTCGGATCTCAGGACTGTTCTCTCGCCGCAACTTCAACATCGAGTCGCTCGCCGTCGGCGAGACCGAGCACGCCGACGTCTCCAGGATGACCATCGTGGTGGCCGTGGACGAGCTGCCGTTGGAACAGGTGACCAAGCAGCTCAACAAGCTCGTGAACGTCATAAAGATCGTTGAGCTCGACCCGGCTGCCTCCGTCCAGCGGGAACTCCTGCTGGTCAAGGTTCGGGCGGATGCCACCGTGCGCAGCCAAGTCCTGGAAACGGTGCAGATGTTCCGGGCCAAGGTCGTCGACGTCTCGCCCGAGGCGGTCGCGGTCGAGGCCACCGGAACAGCCGACAAGCTCGACGCCCTGTTGCGCATGCTGGAGCCCTATGGGATCAGGGAGATGGTGCGCTCCGGGATGGTCGCCGTTGGCCGAGGTGCTCGATCCATCTCGGTCTCCGCGGCCCGCTGA